CAACATGAACTCCGAACGCCTCATCCAGGAAATGGAAGAAAAGGGCCTCAAGATTATCAACTCTCTCGTCTAATTGTGTTTGAGAGTTAAGTCTTTAACTGGAGTTTAAAAAATGGCAAAAGAAGTCAAGAAACCAGCAAAGCCTGAAGAACCGGACCTGTTGCCGGCGATGGGCTTGTTCACGATTCTGATTCCTATGCTTCTCTCCATGGCTGCTTTCTCCAAGCTGGCAATTGTTCAGGTGAACCTGCCCGAGCGCAGTATGATCAACCCGAACGATGAAACACCTCCGCCGGATGAGCAGGCATTGAACTTGAGCCTCGCGATTACCAACGAATATCTCGTGATTGGTGCTCGTGGTGGTTTCCAGCCGAACGTCTATTTCAAGGAAATGTGGACGTTCCGCTGCAAGTCCGATGCTAAGCTGATTACCCATGCCGTCGAAGATGTCAAGGCCGCAGTTGAAGCCGGACATGGTCCGAAGTGCAAGGACGGTAGCGAGATGGATAAAGAGAAGTATCTCTACGAAATCGAAACTATCGAACTCTGGGCAATCCAGAAAGAATCTGAAGAGGATCCGGGTCGCGTGATCTGGGCGCTCTACACCAACGGGGGTACTCCCGAAGAACCTGTTGCCGACAGTGCTTATGTTGACGGCAACAACAACTTCCTCGCTCTCCCGGGTGAAGGCGCTATGGGCCTGACTCCGCCGCCGGCTCTCAAGAAGCCCGCTGCAGGTACGGCTCTCGCAACCCTTACCCCGAACTCCGCTCGCACGCTCAAACCGGACGTTGCGGCGAAGAACCTCATTCATCCGCTTTCCGCATACGATCTCATCGCAAAGGATCTGATCGCAATCCATACGCAGTTCATCGACCTGGAAGACGTCGACAACATCATCATCGTGGCTAACGACGATACGCAGTTCGACAAGATCATCCAGCTCATGGACCGTTCTAAGGAAGCGGGCTTCAGCAAGATCAACCTTGCAAAGTTGGGAGGTTAATCATGGCTAGAAGAACTCGTAAATACGCTGACGACGTCCCGTTCTCGATTACCTCGATGATGGACATGATGACCATCATCCTGGTGTTCATGATCAAGAACATGGACGCTGAAGGTCAGCTCTTGACCCAGGCCGAAAACCTGATCCTTCCGGTCTCCACGTCCAAGCTCCAGCCGACAGAAGTTTCTCTGACGGTCGTGATCGATAAGGAATACGTGGTGGTCGACAATGAGAAAGTCGTGCCGACTTCGGACGTGCTTGCTCAGGAAGATCTCTGTGTTCAGCCTGTTCTTACTACCCTTTACGGGAAACGTAAGGCCGAAGTGGACCAGCACTTGCGTCAGGGCCAGCCTGCCGACGAAGCCGGTAGCGTTGTTGTCCAAATCGACAAGAACATCCCTTACGACGCCATGTATAAGGTGATGGCTACCTGCGGTATCGCTGGCGTGCCGTCCTGCAACTCTTCCGAAGGCGAAACTGGCTACGAGAAGATGAGCGGCTATACGAACGTTTCCTTTGCCGTTCTCGAAAAGAACGGAGGGGAGGAATAATCTATGGCTAAGAAAAATACTCCTGTAGATCCGTTAGTTGCGGCTCTTATGCCTGAATCCGACAAGAAGATGGCCACCATCGCTGGTGCGTCTGTGCTTGTCGCTCTTGCCCTTTCTTTCTGGGCCTCCATGTACGAAGTGGTCGTCGATGAAGTTATCTTCGACTCTTCTGAAGGCCCCGACCTGACCGCCCAGATGTCTATGGACGAGAAGAAGGAAGAAAAGAAGGAAGAGAAGAAGAAGGAAGAGCCCAAGAAGCCCCGCAAGAAGGCGGGTGGTGGTGGCAAGCCCCGTGGTAAGGGCCAGCCGAACGCTCCGCAGACTCGCGGCGTGCTCAAGCTCCTCACTGCTCAGACCAAGACTGCTAGTGCTGCTGCCTACGACCTCATGAAGAACCAGAAGTTCACCAAGGACATCGATAAGGTTCTTAAGGACGTGGCTGGCCTCCAGACGACGGGTAAGACCGTTCTCGGTGGCCGTCGCGGTAAGGCTGACGGTGGCTTCAACGAAGGCTATGCTGAAGGCGGTGCCGGTGGTATCGGCGACGGCCTCGCAGGCCTCTTCGGCGGTGGCGGTGGCGGTATTGCTACCAAGGCCAAGGGTAACATCAAGACCCCGTCTGCCCGTGACATTGACATGGGTGCAGGTGGTGGCTCTCGTTCCGCAGCGGACATCATGAAGGTCGTCCGTCAGCGTACCCCGGGTCTGCGCCACATCTACAACAAGTTCCTGAAGAAGAAACCGGGATTCCAGGGTAAGGTTACCCTGAAGTTCACGATCGCTCCGGGTGGCGAAGTTATCAGCATTTCCATTGTGTCTTCCACCACTGGTTACGGCGAATTCGATGCTCAGATCAAGGGCGCCGTCTCCAACTGGACGTTCAGCAAGGTTAAGTCCGGTAACACCACCGTTACGATTCCGTTCACCTTCTCCGAATAACGGAAAACCTGTTGAAAAAAGGCCACGCTCAAAAAGCGTGGTCTTTTTTTATTTTTCTATTGCGTTTTTCTTTAATTTAATCTAACTTTATAACAGAATTTTTAATAGGAGTCCTCAAATGAAGTTGAGATCAGCAATTGCCGTTGGCGCTGCTTTTGGAATCCTCGGGGTAGGTTCTGCTTTCGCTACCTTCGCTCGCGTCGAATCCATGGGCAAGAACACGACCTACATCATGGATGATGTGAGTATTTTCGACAACCCTGCAAACATCAATCTCTACCCGAACTACTTGATTGGTGAGTTCGGACCTTACACGCAGGATGTCGCTACGGGTACGAACCAGGACCCGATGCACCCGAACTTCGGCGGTATCTTCTCGCTCTCCCTCGGTGACGAGAACAATCCGGATCCGCGTCTTTCCATCGGTGGTCTCTTCGGCCGCATCAACGAGGAACTCGCACGCTACCTGCCGAACCGCGTGATTGCTGAAAATGGCCGCGACATCTCTAACGTTCCCGAAACCGTTACTAACTTCGACGGCTTCCTCGGGTTCACGCTCTCTAACGGCGACGCTCTCGGCTTGCACATCTACATTGCACACCAGGACGGTGGCTACGAGACCCCGAGTGGCATCTACCAGGTCGATGACAATGCATACGCTTCCATCGTGCAGGCTGATGCAGGCTTGAACATGCAGTTCGGTGCGAACATCGACTTCGAGTTCATGTTCGCTCTCGCTCGCATCCAGTTCGGCCCTGACCACAAGAACTTCTTCGATGATGGCGACTTCAGCTTCCTTGCCAAGTCCCGCGCCTTCTTCACCCTCGAGGCAATCGACGGCGAACTGGTACCCGCGGTTTCCGCTAAGTTCATCGAAGCTCCGGGCATCGACAACAAGCGTGCCCAGGTCGGCCTCGGCATCAACGTCGCTCTCGACCGCGGCTTCTTCTGGTTGGGTCTCGACTTCATCTGGGACAAGCTCGAGGCTCATGACTGGAGCATTGACTACACCACTGGCGAGAGGGTCTACAATTCCTACGACAACGACGATCCGGCTTGGGATGAACGTCGCGACATCGGCGGCATGATCAGCTTCGGTATCGAACGCAACATCTGGTGGGACTGGTTCGTGATCCGCGTCGGCGGTCAGAAATCCATCCTCTACACCGACTGCGACCAGAACGAAAAGAACAAGGGCCGTTCGGGCATCTGCACCGACAGCGGCAACTTCTTCAGCACGAACCCGCTTGCTAACGGCACTGCCGACGACCACGTGGGCTTCGGCTTCGGTATCAACATCGAAGAAAAGCTGAAGATCGACGTGACTGTCGCCGAAGACCTGCTGTTCCGCAACCCGTTCCAGGGTGAAGGCCGCATCTTCTCGAGAATCTCTGCTACCTACTCCTTCTAGTAGGCAAGGACTGGCTATTGAGGAATGCTCTCCAACCGGAGGGCATTTCTTTTTTTTGTTGCGATGATAACTATTTTTTCAACCATGAAATACTTGCTTATTTTGCTTACGGCGATTGTCTTGTTAGGTTGTTCTGAAAGGACGGAACGTATTGAGAATAAATTAAACGCGTATGTCCAGGAAGACCTCAAGTTTATTGTGGCCCAGACCATCCATGCATCGGGTGACCGTAGCGGAATCCTTGATACGCCCTACTACCGCGTGAAGGACTTCAGGCTGTTTGCGGGCGATACGGCCGCCATCTATTCGGCGTATGCCGAGGTGGACTTCTTCATTTATCAGGACATCAACATGCACGAGAAGCGCAAGTACCGCTACGACGCCCATGCGCGCCAGTGGGACCGCTATTACAAGGCGCTCAAATTCGGGCAGGATTCCTTGGACCGCAAGGAAAAGCAGAAATAAAAGTTTTATATTTTCGCTTGTAAGGATTCACCTTTTCAAAGGACCATATTTTGTTCGGACTCTTCTCCTGTGATATCGGTATCGACCTGGGTACGGCGAACACTCTCGTTCACGTGGCAGGCCAGGGCATTGTCATTAACGAACCTACGGTGATTGCCGTGGACAGCAAGAACAATCGCGTGTCGGCGATTGGTTTCGAGGCGAAAAAGATGCTCGGCAGGACTCCGGGCGAGACGCGTGCCGTGCGCCCCATGCGCGATGGCGTGATTGCGGATTTTGAACTGGTCGAAACTCTCCTCCAGACCTTCATTAAGCGCGTGCAGAAGTACCCGCTGTGGATTGTCAGGCCCCGCGTTGTTGTGGGCGTGCCGAGCGGCATTACCGAAGTGGAAACCCGCGCCGTTATCGATGCCGCCAAGCAGGCTGGTGCGAAGGAAGTCCACCTGGTCCACGAACCGATGGCTGCCGCTGTCGGTATGGGCATCCCTGTGGAAGACCCTGTGGGTAACATGATTGTGGATATCGGCGGCGGTACTTCCGATATCGCGGTGATTGCCTTGAACCACACCGTCTGTAGCGCGTCTGTGCGCGTGGGCGGCGACGAGATGGATGAAGCCATTGTTCGTTACCTCCGCACGATGTATAACCTCCACGTGGGCGAAAGCACTGCCGAACAGATCAAGATCCAGATTGGTTCTGCAAGCCCGCTCGAGGAAGAACTGACCATGGAGGTCAAGGGTCACGACTTTATTGCCGGCATGCCGCGTACGATGACGATTTCGAGCACGGAAATCCGCGAGGCCTTGAATGAACCCGTGACTGCGATTATCGAGGCTGTGAAGCAGGCTCTGAGCATTACGCTCGCTGAACTTTCTGCCGACATTTACGACAAGGGTATCATCATGACTGGCGGTGGCTCTCTGCTCCGCGGTTTCGATGAACGTATCCGCAAGGAAACGGGACTCTCGGTGAATGTGATTGACGAAGCGCTCACCTGCGTTTGCAAGGGTGCCGCTCGCATTCTCGAGGACCTCGACAAGTATCGCCCCGTGTTGGTAGCATCTTCCAATTAACGGGGATTCTACTGTTCGATGCTTAGGGCGTTCCGCTTTATAGTTGAACTGTTTACTCAAAGGCATGGCGTTGTCGCTTTTGCCTTTTTCTTGCTTGTTGGTCTCTTGATGCGGCAGGCTCCGCAGACGGTGCGCGAGAACATAATCTCTACGGCGCTCGGTACGGTGTTCTATCCGGCACAGATGGTCGTATCTTCGGTGGGCGCATACCATTCGGTGGTTGAAGAGAACGAACGCCTGAAAGAGGAAAATGCACGCCTGCGTCAGGAAACGTACTATGCGAGTGAGGGCTTGCAGGAACTGACAAGACTGCACACGTTGGTCCGGTTCGATGACAAGTGGGATTACCCGATTGTGACAGCGCGCGTGGTGGGGCATAACCCTGGCAGGTTCCTTACGACGCTCGTGATTAATCGCGGTACGATACAGGGCGTGAAGGAAGATATGCCCGTGTTCTCGATGAACGGGCTCGTGGGCAAGATTACGAAGGCGACAAGCACGCATTCGCATGTGCAGTTGCTGGTGGACCCGAACCTTAAGTTGTCTGTACTCGAGAAGAAATCGCGCGTGGTGGGGTTCCTTGAATCGGTTGACGGCCACCTGCTTACGGCGATGATTCCTTCGCATGCGGGCGTGGAAGTGGGCGATACGCTCATTACTTCGGGGCTTGGCGGGATATTCCCGAAGGGGATTCCCGTGGGTACGGTGAAGGCGGTTCGCAAGTCTGACCTCGATGTGATGCGCCAGATGGATGTGGCTCCGTTCCAGGAGTTCTCGGCGCTCGAGGAAGTGTTCGTGATGGAAAAGGAACCGGAATGGATTATCCAGGAGTTGCTCGATGAACAATAGCTGGAAATGGATTCGCGTTCTTATTTTGTTTGTAATCTGCTTCGTGTTGCAGACGACGGTTGCGGATTGGCTCTCCATTTTTGGAGCAGGGCCCGACTTCGTGCTTATTTTGATTGTGTCGATTGCGATAAAGCACGGGCCTGCGGCCGGTGCGCTGTGGGGATTCCTTGCGGGCTTTACGCAGGACGTTTACGCCCCGGTGGAATGGCTCGGCGCAAATACGATTTCGATGACGGTGCTCGGGTTCTTTGTGGGCCAGCTTGAAGAGCGGTTCCTTACGCTGAACCTGCCCGCGAAGGTGGGCGTGCTCGGTTTCGGGTTCCTCCTTTGCGACATGCTCTATTTCTTCTTGACCGGACTTGAGAAGGACGTGGTCACGAACCTGTTCTTCTCGAAGACATTGCCGGAATGCGCCTATACGATGGTTATCGGGGCCGTTGTGTTCCACTTGTCTGTCGGAAAGAAGAAACGCCATGCTTAGCATGTCGGATAACGACAGCGTCCAGACCAGGAACTGGAACGTGCTGGTGTTCATGGCCGGCGTGGTGATTCTTTTTACCATTCTCCTGGTTCGACTCTTTAGCTTGCAGTATCTCGATTACGACGAGAACTTCCAGCGCTCTGAGAACAACCGCCTGCGCCGTGTTGTGCTTGTGGCGGAACGCGGGTTCATTTACGACCGCAATGGCGAAGTGATGGTGCAAAACCGCCCCTCTTACCAGATTGCCTTGCAGGCGATGCACTTGCCGCGCAGGGATTCTGCCCGCGCGATTATTTTCAACCGCCTCTTGCAGATTGTGGACAAGAACGGCGAACGCATGTTCGACTCGCTTTCGCTCGATACGGCTTTCCAGAGGGCGCACTGGATTAAGAACCGCCCGATTCGCATTCTCGAGGACGCATCGCCCGAGCAGGTGGCGATAATCGAGGAACACTCGAGCGAACTCCCGGGCGTTACGACGCTCATCGAATCGAGACGCGAGTACCCTTACGGGACGCTCGCTTCGCACGTGCTCGGCTACACGAGCGAGATTTCGGAAGAACAGCTGAAGTTGCCCGAGTTTGCGGACTATTCGCAGGGCGACCGTATCGGCCAGAAGGGGCTCGAGCAGCATTACGATAGCGAGTTCCGAGGCAAGAACGGCCTGAAGCTTGTGGAAGTGAACGCGATGGGCCGCGAGGTGGGCCTGGTGCGCGGTGTGGAGAGTGAACCGCCTGTCCCGGGACTGCACCTGGTTTCTACGATTGACCTCAAGTTGCAGAAGGTGGCGGAAGAGGCGATTGCCGACAGCGTGAAGGGTGCGCTCGTGGCGATTGACCCGCGCAATGGCGAGATCCTCGCCATGGTGAGTTCGCCGCGCCTCGACCCGAACATTTTCTCGTTGAAGAAGCGCGAACGCAACAAGGGCTGGGCACAAGTGGCGCTCGATTCCATGCGCCCGCTCACGAACCGTGCGATTTCGGGAACGTACCCCCCTGCATCGGTGTTCAAGCTTGTGACCGCCGGCGCGGGGCTCGAGAGCGGAATACTTTCGGAGACGAAGTATTACCCGAAATCCTGTACGGGTGGCTACCAGTTCGGTTCGCGTTACCAGAAGTGCTGGGGCGTGCACGGCAACCTGAACGTGGTGCATGCATTGAGGCTTTCGTGTGACGTGTTCTTCTACCAGGCGGGTCTCGATATCGACATGGCCCGCATCAACGAGTTCGGGCGCCGCTTCGGCTACGGCGAGCAACCGCTCGGCATTGACATTCCGGGCGAGAAGAGCGGCTGGCTCCCGGATTCGGTGTCGTTTAACGAAAGGAACAAGAGGCTCGGTTGGCGATGGGCGCGCGGACTTATCCTGAACCTCTCGATTGGGCAGGGGCAATTGGTTACCCCGCTGCAGCAGGCGACGTTCATCGGCTCGCTTGCGACGAACAAGGGTGTTTACCGCCCGCACCTCATGAAGGAACTGCGCGACTACAAGGGCAACGTGGTGAAGGAATTCGAACCCGAGATAGTGCGGCCCGGGAAGATGAAGCCGGAAACGCACAGGATTCTCCTTGCGGCGATGGATTCCGTGGTGAACCATCCGGGCGGCACGGGCAAGCGCGGCGCGCTCCCGGGTATCCGGGTGGGCGCGAAGACGGGTTCCGGCGAATGGAAGAAGGGCGAGAAGACTCACGCCTGGTATGCGGCTGTGGCCCCGCTCTATGACCCGCAAATCGCGGTCGCCGTGATTCTCGAGGCGGCAGGCGGTGGCGGCGCGAAGGCGGCCCCGATTGCGCGCAAGGTGATGATGGCGTATTTCGGGCTTGAAGAGGAGGCGAAGAAATGAAACTGAACCATTTCCTCGACAATACCAGGAGAGTGGATTGGCTGTTCCTCGGCATAACGCTTGCCCTCATGACGTGTGGCGTCTGCCTGGTGTATTCGGCGACGGCGAGCGACAACCTGCCTTTTTACGAGACTCTCTGGTTCAAGCAGATTCTCTACTTTGCTGGCGGGTGCGTCTTGGCCGCGGGTATCGTGTTCCTGAAGATTGACTGGCTGAAAAGGGCGACGGTCCCCCTGTATATTTTGTCCCTGGTGTTTCTCTTCGTGGTGCTGTTCGTGGCGGGTGACGTGGTGAAGGGCGCGGGCCGTTGGATTGACCTCGGGCTATTCAAGCTGCAGCCTTCCGAATTCGCGAAGATTGCCTACCTGCTCACGATATCGTACTGGCTTTCGCGCCACCCGGTGAGCCTCTACAAGGTAAAGACCTTCGTGGTTCCTGCCCTGTTGTTCATTGTGCCTTTCGCGCTGGTGCTCAAGCAACCCGACCTGAGTACGGCCCTCGTGTTCATCGCGGTCACGTACGTGGCGTTCTTCTTTGCGGGCCTTACGCTCACCGACATGTTCCTGCTTGCAAGCCCGGTGCTTTCGGTGCTGTTCTCGCATTCCCAGGACATCGTATTCCAGGTGCTATGGGGCCTCCTGATTTGCGCGGTGGTGTTCGCGTTGGTACGCCGCAGGCTCCCGAAGGTGCTGACGGTGCTTTTTCTTGCGGCGAACATCCTTGCGGGTTACGCGAGCTCGATGGCGTGGAATATGCTGGAACCTCACCAGCAGAAGCGCGTGCATACGTTCCTCGACCCGACGAGCGACCCTAAGGGTGACGGTTACCAGGTGCTGCAGTCGCTTACCGCGATTGGTTCGGGCGGCCTTACGGGCAAGGGCTTTGGTCAGGGCACGCAGACAAACCTCGCGTTCTTGCCCGAAGAACACACCGACTTCATTTTCAGCGTGCTCGGGGAACAGTTCGGCTTTGCGGGCTGCCTGTTCATACTCTCGCTCTACACGCTGTTCCTGTGGCGGGCGAGTTCCACGTGCAAGTTGTTCGCGGACCCCTTCATTACGCTCATTACCATGGGGGCCTGTACCATATTCCTGTTCCACATGATAGTGAACATCGCGATGACTATCGGGCTCATGCCCGTGACGGGGCTTCCGCTCCCGTTCCTTTCGTACGGCGGGTCGTTCGCCCTTACCTGTATGGTGCTTGTGGGCGGAATCCTCTGCATGCGATTCCAGGGTTGGCGTCAGTAAAAAAAACAGGCGTTTTGGCTCATTTTCCGTTTGAAACCGTTTATAGGTATAGGAGGGCGGTTTCATTATGGAAATTATCCGTCGTTGTACAAACTTTCTTTTTGGTATGGAGTGCCTGGGCTGCGGCCGGGCATCGGAACAGCTGGACCCCTGGCTGTGTTCTGCCTGCAGGGAAGAACTTGCCCGCGAGGCGCTGGCATATTCGTTCCCTTCGCCCGATGCTATGTGCATGTTCCCCGTGCGTCCGCTTACGCGCAGGCTCGTGCATGCGCTCAAGTACAGGGGGCTTCCGGGAATGGCGTCGTACCTGGTAAGGCGATCTACCGCGGTGAAGGGGGGCGAAATCGCGCAGAGCATGGCGTTGCTTGCAAGGCCGTTCTACTTTGTGCCTGTCCCCCTGCACAGTTCGAGGTTCAGGGAACGCGGGTACAACCAGGCGCAGAAGATTGCGGCGGCGCTCGCCACCTGCACCGGGGGTCGTGTTTGCAACTGGCTTTCACGTACGAACTTCAGGGTGTCGCAGACCAAGCTTTCGCGCGAGGAGCGCGGCTATAATGTGGCGGGCGCGTTCGAGCCGAAACTGCCGAGGAATATGCCTTCGCGGGGGACTATCTTTGTGGTGGACGACGTTTACACGACCGGGGCGACTACGGGGGCGTGCGTGCATGCCCTGCGCCGCGGGACGGTGCTCGATACGAAGGTGTGCACGCTCCTTTACGACGAGCCCGTATCCGCGACGATGGACTTCGTGGCGGACTGCCGGATGGAATGGGATGGCAATTATGGCGATTGAGTTACTAGTTCCGAGTTCCAAATAAAAAAGCGGGCTTCGATATGCTTCTCGAAACCCGCAATTCGAATAACTAGTAACTATTGACTAATAACTGGCACCGAAGGTGCCGAGATAGCGGAGGAAGAGGGACTCGAACCCCCAAGCCTTACGGCGGCGGTTTTCAAGACCGCTGACTTACCAATTAGCCTATTCCTCCGGATTCAACGCCAACAATAAAAAACTCACGCCATTTCGTCAATGGAATTTGGGCGATTGTCTTTGGCGGGAATGAATATTAATTAAATTTTTCAATATGGAGACAATTGCAGAAAATACTGTGGTGGAGAACAAGCGGGTCCTTGACCTCCTGTTCTCCTACATGCCGAAAATCGCCGCGGAAAGGAAGATGGACAACCTGCTCGTGCTTATGGCCGACATGGGTCGTTCCCTTGTCCAGGCGGACCGCTGCTCCCTGTGGCTTACCGACGAGGAGCACGGGGAACTGTGGACGAAGGTCGCTCATGGGGTGAGCGAGCTTCGCATTCCGATTGCGGCTGGTTTTGTGGGCTGGTCTGTGAAGAACGGCCAGCCGTTGCTGATTCCCGATGCCTACCTTGACCCGAGGTTCGACCATCGCAGCGACGAGAAGACCCACTACCGCACGACGTCCGTGATGACCGTGCCCCTGTTCGATTCGCAGGGAAAGGTGATGGGGGTTTTCCAGGCGATAAACAAGCAGGGCGAGGAGAAGGTATTTTCGAACCAGGATCTGGAACGCCTCTCGCTTACCGCCGTGTATTCTGCAAAGACTGTAGAATCCGCCCGACTGACCTCGGAGGTCGAAGACTCCAAGGATGAACTCGAGGCGACGCAGGAAGAACTGATCCACATCCTGGGCGACGTTTCCGAATCCAGGAGCCGCGAGACGGGGGACCATATCCAGCGCGTGGCCGAAATTTCTTACAAGCTGGCGCAGTACTACGGGCTCAACGAAGAGGAGGCGCAGCGCATTCGCCTTGCCGCCCCGATGCACGACCTGGGGAAGGTCGCCATTCCCGATGCCATCCTGAACAAGCCGGGCCGGTTCACCGACGAGGAATACGAGGTGATGAAGTCCCACGCCATCAAGGGCGAGGAAACCCTCATGAAGTCGAAGCGCGACCTGTTGCGCTTTGCGGCGACGCTTGCGGGCTCGCATCACGAGCGCTGGGACGGCAAGGGCTACCCGCGTGGACTCAAGGGCGAGGAAATCCCGCTGGCAGGCCGTATCTGCGCCGTGGCCGACGTTCTGGATGCCCTCTCGAGCCCGCGCTGCTACAAGCCCGCGTGGCCCGAGGAGAAGGTCAAGGAAGAATTCATCAAGCAGCGCGGAGCGCAGTTCCAGCCGGAACTCATCGACGTGCTTGTGGAGCACTGGGACGATGTTTTCGAGTGCTTCAGGCAGGCGCGCGCGAAGTTCGAGGCTGCTGCAGTATAAGACCGCTCGCGCTAGATTCTAGTGCAGTGTCTCCGGTTTGCGCTCGCTTTCGCCTTCGACGACTCGTTAGGACAAGTCGCCTCCGGCTCACGAAGACCGTTCGCGTTTATATTGCAAAAAATTTACGGGACCCGGGATAATGGGCCCCGTTTTTTTGTTTTTCGGTGTTTTTTGCAAAAAAGAAAACCCCCGACTTTGGGTCGGGGGCCTTCGTGGTTCCGATTGGAATTGAACCAACGACACGCGGATTTTCAGTCCACTGCTCTACCAACTGAGCTACAGAACCATTTGGTAAGCCAAAGATAGAAGAAAACGTGATATTTGTCAAGGGTAAATAGAATATTACCGAAAAAATTTTGATTTTCTAGAATATTCTTCTAAATTTAGGGTAGGATGTTCGATTGGTTGTGCGCGGCGCTTTGCTCCGTGGGGCTTAACATTTTATAGGCTTGAATATGCGAAAGAAATTTCAGATTAGGAACCTCCTTGCAGTCGGGACACTTTGCCTTGGGCTCTATGCCTGTTCCTCCGATGAAGGTAGCGACAGCCCGGTTGTTCCTCCGTTATCGGGTGACGATCCCTCTTCTAGCGATTCCCAGCCGGGTTCGGATAAACCGGGTTCCTCGTCTGCGATTGAAATCGACACCGTTCGCAAGATTGTTAATGGTGATACAATCTTTGACACGGTTCATGTCGTTGTGCCCAAGGATACGACGCCCCACTGGGTGGGCAACTCTGCACTCCGCATTACTGAAATTTCCCCGCTGAACCTTTCGTGGCTGGATGAATCCGGCGAGGACCCCGCATGGGTGGAAATATACAACGCGGGCGATGTCGCTGCGAACCTGAAGGGTTATGCGCTTGTCGAAAGCCTTGAGAAGCCCCGCAAGTGGGTTTTCGGCGACGAGCTTATCGCTGCGAAGTCCTTCCGCATCGTGTTCTGCGACAAGAAGAATATTACCGAAGTCAAGGGCGCAGATAACGGCGACATGCACGCCCGTACCCACACCAGCTGGAAGATGGACAAGGCCGGCGGAACGGTTTACCTGATCGATGCCGCCTACGGCATCCGCGATTCCGTTGCATTCCCCGAAATCACGAAGGGTGACCTGAGCTGGGGTATTACCGACGGTGGCATCTGGAAGTATTTCGACAAGCCGACTCCCGAAAAGCCCAATACCGGCTCGACCGCTTATGACGCGCTTGCTCCGGAACTCGACCTGAGCCAGATCAAGGGCGGTTTCTACAATGATCCGGTAACAATCAATCCGCCGTCCCTGCCGAGTGGCGTGAAGCTGCGCTGCACCGAGGACGGCTCCGCTCCGGGCGCGAACTCCCAGGAATTCAATTCTGCAAAGACGTTCGACAAGAACACGACGCTCCGTTGCGCCGTCTTCAAGGATGGCTCGCTCAGCACGCAG
This genomic interval from Fibrobacter sp. UWR3 contains the following:
- a CDS encoding rod shape-determining protein, translated to MFGLFSCDIGIDLGTANTLVHVAGQGIVINEPTVIAVDSKNNRVSAIGFEAKKMLGRTPGETRAVRPMRDGVIADFELVETLLQTFIKRVQKYPLWIVRPRVVVGVPSGITEVETRAVIDAAKQAGAKEVHLVHEPMAAAVGMGIPVEDPVGNMIVDIGGGTSDIAVIALNHTVCSASVRVGGDEMDEAIVRYLRTMYNLHVGESTAEQIKIQIGSASPLEEELTMEVKGHDFIAGMPRTMTISSTEIREALNEPVTAIIEAVKQALSITLAELSADIYDKGIIMTGGGSLLRGFDERIRKETGLSVNVIDEALTCVCKGAARILEDLDKYRPVLVASSN
- a CDS encoding AgmX/PglI C-terminal domain-containing protein, yielding MAKKNTPVDPLVAALMPESDKKMATIAGASVLVALALSFWASMYEVVVDEVIFDSSEGPDLTAQMSMDEKKEEKKEEKKKEEPKKPRKKAGGGGKPRGKGQPNAPQTRGVLKLLTAQTKTASAAAYDLMKNQKFTKDIDKVLKDVAGLQTTGKTVLGGRRGKADGGFNEGYAEGGAGGIGDGLAGLFGGGGGGIATKAKGNIKTPSARDIDMGAGGGSRSAADIMKVVRQRTPGLRHIYNKFLKKKPGFQGKVTLKFTIAPGGEVISISIVSSTTGYGEFDAQIKGAVSNWTFSKVKSGNTTVTIPFTFSE
- the mreC gene encoding rod shape-determining protein MreC; translated protein: MLRAFRFIVELFTQRHGVVAFAFFLLVGLLMRQAPQTVRENIISTALGTVFYPAQMVVSSVGAYHSVVEENERLKEENARLRQETYYASEGLQELTRLHTLVRFDDKWDYPIVTARVVGHNPGRFLTTLVINRGTIQGVKEDMPVFSMNGLVGKITKATSTHSHVQLLVDPNLKLSVLEKKSRVVGFLESVDGHLLTAMIPSHAGVEVGDTLITSGLGGIFPKGIPVGTVKAVRKSDLDVMRQMDVAPFQEFSALEEVFVMEKEPEWIIQELLDEQ
- a CDS encoding biopolymer transporter ExbD, which encodes MARRTRKYADDVPFSITSMMDMMTIILVFMIKNMDAEGQLLTQAENLILPVSTSKLQPTEVSLTVVIDKEYVVVDNEKVVPTSDVLAQEDLCVQPVLTTLYGKRKAEVDQHLRQGQPADEAGSVVVQIDKNIPYDAMYKVMATCGIAGVPSCNSSEGETGYEKMSGYTNVSFAVLEKNGGEE
- a CDS encoding biopolymer transporter ExbD: MAKEVKKPAKPEEPDLLPAMGLFTILIPMLLSMAAFSKLAIVQVNLPERSMINPNDETPPPDEQALNLSLAITNEYLVIGARGGFQPNVYFKEMWTFRCKSDAKLITHAVEDVKAAVEAGHGPKCKDGSEMDKEKYLYEIETIELWAIQKESEEDPGRVIWALYTNGGTPEEPVADSAYVDGNNNFLALPGEGAMGLTPPPALKKPAAGTALATLTPNSARTLKPDVAAKNLIHPLSAYDLIAKDLIAIHTQFIDLEDVDNIIIVANDDTQFDKIIQLMDRSKEAGFSKINLAKLGG
- the mreD gene encoding rod shape-determining protein MreD; amino-acid sequence: MNNSWKWIRVLILFVICFVLQTTVADWLSIFGAGPDFVLILIVSIAIKHGPAAGALWGFLAGFTQDVYAPVEWLGANTISMTVLGFFVGQLEERFLTLNLPAKVGVLGFGFLLCDMLYFFLTGLEKDVVTNLFFSKTLPECAYTMVIGAVVFHLSVGKKKRHA
- the mrdA gene encoding penicillin-binding protein 2 gives rise to the protein MLSMSDNDSVQTRNWNVLVFMAGVVILFTILLVRLFSLQYLDYDENFQRSENNRLRRVVLVAERGFIYDRNGEVMVQNRPSYQIALQAMHLPRRDSARAIIFNRLLQIVDKNGERMFDSLSLDTAFQRAHWIKNRPIRILEDASPEQVAIIEEHSSELPGVTTLIESRREYPYGTLASHVLGYTSEISEEQLKLPEFADYSQGDRIGQKGLEQHYDSEFRGKNGLKLVEVNAMGREVGLVRGVESEPPVPGLHLVSTIDLKLQKVAEEAIADSVKGALVAIDPRNGEILAMVSSPRLDPNIFSLKKRERNKGWAQVALDSMRPLTNRAISGTYPPASVFKLVTAGAGLESGILSETKYYPKSCTGGYQFGSRYQKCWGVHGNLNVVHALRLSCDVFFYQAGLDIDMARINEFGRRFGYGEQPLGIDIPGEKSGWLPDSVSFNERNKRLGWRWARGLILNLSIGQGQLVTPLQQATFIGSLATNKGVYRPHLMKELRDYKGNVVKEFEPEIVRPGKMKPETHRILLAAMDSVVNHPGGTGKRGALPGIRVGAKTGSGEWKKGEKTHAWYAAVAPLYDPQIAVAVILEAAGGGGAKAAPIARKVMMAYFGLEEEAKK